From Paenibacillus sp. FSL H8-0537:
CGGCTCTGCTTCTGGCCAGGCTGGCTGCCCATCAATTCTAGAGCTTTGGTCCCCATAGCACCTAGATTAAAGATAGAACCACATGCTTTATTAAGTATATCGGCATATTGCTCCGAATTTATTTGTCCGTGCCAGCCCATTTCAATGACCGCCCCTAGCTGCCCAGCTAATGCAACGGTATCTGCCTGATTTTCAGCAACAACCGCAACAGCAGAGGGCAGGCCCAAGTAGCAACGTTCCCACATCGCCACGCCGCCCGCTCCTAAAGCAAAATCTGCTGCAGCAATAAGCTCTGCCATGTTTTCAATTTGAATATGTAAGGCGACACCCGTCATTTCATCACAAAACTGCTTAATCTCCTCCAGACGTGGATTCGCTGTTCCTATCACTACATCGGTGTGGATCAGCGGGGTATCCATCGGGGAATTTGCAGTTAGACTATTCAATGCCTTCAAAGCCTTCAGCGTTTCATTGGTAGGGTCACTGCCTCCGAAAAAAACGAGCAGCCGCTTCACTTCTTCCCCTCGCCGCCTTAAAGCCGCCCGCTGCTCATAAAATGAGGGCCTCAAAAGCAAGTAAGAGGGGCCAAGCAGCATCTTGCAGTCATCGGGAACGAGATTACGGTAACGATACTCCTGATCCGATGACAAGTTTTGGTCCAGAAGCAGATCTGCTGAATGCCTACGGTCAGCAAGATCATCAATGACCATTAACTTGCCAGCATGCGGCTTAACGCTCACCTCCCATTGCTCATCTAGAGCATAATGGTCAACGATGAGCCAGTCCGGATGCATCTTCGCACACAGTTGAACGGTGTATTGCGCATCCTGCTCTACAGCCGCAACATCTAATCTCTCCAACGGAGCAGTCGAGGGAATCCCGACAAATGGATAGCCTCGTTGAATAATATAATCACGCAAATTCCCTTCCAGC
This genomic window contains:
- the pseG gene encoding UDP-2,4-diacetamido-2,4,6-trideoxy-beta-L-altropyranose hydrolase, producing MAANVIIRADASGAIGTGHIMRCLSLADELASCGYCIIFISRLLEGNLRDYIIQRGYPFVGIPSTAPLERLDVAAVEQDAQYTVQLCAKMHPDWLIVDHYALDEQWEVSVKPHAGKLMVIDDLADRRHSADLLLDQNLSSDQEYRYRNLVPDDCKMLLGPSYLLLRPSFYEQRAALRRRGEEVKRLLVFFGGSDPTNETLKALKALNSLTANSPMDTPLIHTDVVIGTANPRLEEIKQFCDEMTGVALHIQIENMAELIAAADFALGAGGVAMWERCYLGLPSAVAVVAENQADTVALAGQLGAVIEMGWHGQINSEQYADILNKACGSIFNLGAMGTKALELMGSQPGQKQSRVITVITEERLRDERHSHFGPHNWENT